In the Saccharococcus thermophilus genome, TGTAATGTAGACTTAGCATCATGGTTTAACCTTTTATTTAAAGGAAAAGCAGTTTATATTAGTGAAACACTAAGTTATTTTAGAATCCACGACAATCAACAGTTGCAGTCAGCTGAGATGTTGTTAAATGGAACAATAGATTATGCGCATATGATTATGGAATCTAGAAAAAAAGGCTTATTGCAAAAAGATAGAGACTATGAATTAACGTTAAAGAATTGGTTTAATTATACACAAACAATTGCAAATAGCATAATAAATTCAAACAATATAGATAGAATTAATGAATTACAAAATTATTACTTACTAATGGAAGAAGAATATAATAAGCTTATTCAACCTAAGGTATCTGTAGCTCTTGAAACGCTACAGAATACGTATGATTCAAAGGAAAAAAATTTAATCATCTTTTTTGTACCAGGAGAAGATGGAATAACAGGTGGAATACTATCCATTTATTCAATATACGAGGAGACGAAAAAGTTAAAACATATTCATAACTGTGAAACTATTATGTGTACACTTCCCAATGATTCAATTCTATTGAAGAATACAAACTTTGAAAATAATGTATCAATCTATCCTTTTGAATTAGTTATGAATTATTTTGAACATATTGAAAAATGTATAATTCACATTCCAGAATGTTATACTGTCAATTTTCTAAACAATATATCAGCGGTTCACCAAAAAAAACTAAAGAAAATTCCATCGTTACAAATAAATCTTTTAATCCAAAATGTTGATTTAGCACCTGCTAGAAATATAATTTTTAAACTTTTTGAATATACTAGGGATGTTACTTGTACAACTGCACATAGACAGTATTCAACTAGAGAATATAGGGAAAGATTCGGAATACCTTTACATTATTTATCGGTTTGGGTAAGTCAAGAACAGTATAAATTTAAAAACTACGAGGATAAAGAAAACTTAATGGTTGTATCTCCAGATCCGCATCCTTTAAAAGAAGAGATACTGAATAGAATCAAAAAAAGGTTTCCTTCATTAGAAATAGTTATAATAAGAAATTTGAAATACGAGGAATATAAGGATATTATTTCACGAGCAAAATGGGCTTTAACTTTTGGTGAAGGATTAGATGGATATTTTGTTGAAACTGTATTTAGTGGAGGCATAAGTTTTGCTGTATATAATTCGAACTTTTTTACGAGTGAATTTAAATCTATGAAGACCGTTTATCAGAATTATACCTATTTATTAAATGAAATATGTAAAGACATAGAATTTTTAGATGATGATAGAGAGTTTAAAACTCACATTTCGCACCCTAACAAGGTCAAAACAAAGGATTTTTTATTTAGTTTTTCAGAATAACTTTTTGACCAACACAACGAGCGATGGCAATCCTTTTTTTACCATCGCTGGTCGTTCCGTATCACGTTACACGTAGATGCTCTCATCCATGCCCAATCCCTGCAGAATCCTTCGCTGATCAGGGGTAAGGGAGCGATCCAGTGAGCGTTGGATGCGCCCATCCGGCAGCTTGAACAGGACGACGTTCACATATTGAAACAGCTGAAAAATCGCCTGTCCCGTCGGCCGGGTCAGCTTGCGGCCTCCAGGACCCTTCAACGGGTGTTCTGGAGTAATAAACTGACGCACTCGGCGCTGAAAAACGCGGTAAATAGCCAAGGCCAACAGAAACAAATAGCCTAATACTGCGACCCGTTCTGGTTTTTTGACGTAAATCTCATCCGTGAAAAACGGATCTTTCAAAAAAGCGAAGTTCATTTCCACCGAGATCTGCCCTTTATACAGCTTCAAGATCTCTTGGGCATCCATGGGTTGGCCCTTCCATTCCTTCGGAACGGTCGTGACAAGGACAAACCGGGACGCTTTCCGTCTCGCCTGTTCCCACGCGTCTTGGTCGAATTCGACGTCAAGGTGCAAGAAATACAGCGTCTCCACCTCGGGTTCCGCCCCTTTTTTCGGCCGTCCGCGCCGTTTTTTCAGGCGTACGATCTCTTCGACCGCGGCCTCAACCCGATGAAACCGGGGGCGAAGGGACGCCTTGAGGGACGCCAAGGCTTGTTCGGCATCTTCCCGGCAGGAGAAGGGGTGACGCTCCCAACGGGCTTGTTCCTCGCGAAGAAGCTCCGCTTCTTTGGTTCGTTCTTTTTCAAGCGTCTTTCCTTTTCGCTGGTCGAGCGCGCTCGATTCAACAACGATCAGCCGAACGGGGTGGCCTTCATACGTCGAGGCCGTTTCCCATACCCGGTACGTGGCGCCGTTTCTCTCCGCCAACGTAAAGGGATCGCTCCACGTCGTGTCCTCAGCATCCGCTTCGGCCAGCGCGGTTTTCACGATCCGGAGCGACGAAGGGCCTCTGGTGATCAAAAAGGCGTTGGCCGCTTTGGTTTGCGCCAGGGTCTCTTTCGTCATCGCGGCGGAATCGGCCACGTAAATCCATTCGTCTTCGATTTTGGCCTGCTTCAGCTGTTCATGGACACGAGACAGCACCTCGGGATTCCATGTTTTATCGGGCAGGTTGCCATCGTGCACATCGCCGTAAAACGGGATGCCGTCCTCGTTGCCGACCAGTCCGAAACCGATCTGTTTTTGCCAACGATGATGGCGGTTGTAGCCATGTGTGATTTGTAAGGCCTCTAACGAGGCCGATTCATACGCGCCGTAAACGGTCTTGTCCGTCGTATCGGCGTGGAAGGCTCGGAGGGAAAGGCCTTCTTTTCGATAAATATGAATCAAGCAAGTGCTGATGACGTTGTGAATGCCAGCCTCATACAGGCGATCGAGATGACGGGCCAACGCATCGTCGTTCAACCAGGAAGGATGGAGATCGGGACGGATGAGTTTCTCACAATCGACCTCCTGAGCCCAATGTTCCAAGTGAACAAGGGCTTGCCGGCCGTCAAACACATTGTAGAGGATGGCCTGAACGGCATCGCTGACTCGCGTTTGGCACTGCGGATCGACGGGCACGAGATGGTCAATCAATTGAGGCAGACCCAGTTTCTTGAATAGGGCACTTATTATATTCAAATAAGAATTGCGATAGACCTTTTTGACTTGAACGTTCATAAGTGAAAAACTCCTTTACGTTCCTTGTGTGTCAAGGATTCATTCGACATCGGAACGAAAAAATCCTCCCGATTTTCGTCGAGAGGGTGCGAAATGTGAGTTAAAAAGTATCATAAAAAACAATTACAGATTTTAAATGGCTTGTATAGTTACGATATGTATGTGAAAAATATAGTTTCTTTTTATAAAAAGCAGTATACTTTTGTATAATATTTCAAAATTTATAATGACTGCACTAACAAATCCCCCCTGGAATTATGACTAAAAATACAATTCCAAGGGGGACACTACCATGATTTCCAATTTAGTTATCGAACATGCAATAATAGCGAAAGTGTCCCACTTTTACAAGCTCTATTTCAGTATATTGGTCGACTTTCTTTAGCAGAAGAATTTTATGTGACAGGTCGTTCGCCTATTTTGAAAAAATGCTATTGAGATGTTCGTTTTTAAATACTTATTTTTCCATTGAGTCCTTGTGTCAGTTAATCAACATATTCAATTGGCTATTTCTGCTGTATTTACGAATTCAATAAAGTTTCATATTTTCTACTTTTTTTCTACTTTTTATGTGTGGGTAAATGGTTTCGAGAAAAAGGATTTACCATTTTTAATGCCCAACTTTTGAATAATTTAGGGACTTAGTATCCCGAAATTGTCATGATTGATAGCATGGCTCTCCAAAGCAGTTTCTATGATTCTCAAGCTAGATGAAGAATTTCCACTCTGTACAACTGGTTGAGAGGTTATAAATTGCATCTTTGTACAAGCGTGGAGGGGATTATTTTGTCTCACGTCTGTATTACTGCGAATTGAAAGTGATCGAACAAGCTAATATCTTTTTCGTTTTGCTGCTCTATTCTCGAATCGTGAAAAGATGCTACGATCGGATGATTCCTTGGTTTTCTAAAGACAGAATTGGGAAAATGGCTGTTTCATTTCCACAACACGATTGAACAGACGTTCAATCAGTTAAAGGTTAAAGAGTGACAGATTAGAACAGCTACATTGGTATGGGTTTAACCGCTATTTACTGCATGTGCAATTATGTATATTTATGCAAACGATAATTTTGTAACACCATCTAATTTGTAAGTTAAGTACTACTCGAATATTATATTAGAATACCGAAAATATTTATAAAAGGAGTCGACTAGTGATTGAAAAAATATCTGTTTGTCGGTAATAGAATCGGAATTTTAAAGTTTATGCTCGAGTCAGGTTATAACTCACATTTCGCACCCTCTCGACGAAAATCGGGAGGATTTTTTCGTTCCGATGTCGAATGAATCCTTGACACACAAGGAACGTAAAGGAGTTTTTCACTTATGAACGTTCAAGTCAAAAAGGTCTATCGCAATTCTTATTTGAATATAATAAGTGCCCTATTCAAGAAACTGGGTCTGCCTCAATTGATTGACCATCTCGTGCCCGTCGATCCGCAGTGCCAAACGCGAGTCAGCGATGCCGTTCAGGCCATCCTCTACAATGTGTTTGACGGCCGGCAAGCCCTTGTTCACTTGGAACATTGGGCTCAGGAGGTCGATTGTGAGAAACTCATCCGTCCCGATCTCCATCCTTCCTGGTTGAACGACGATGCGTTGGCCCGTCATCTCGATCGCCTGTATGAGGCTGGCATTCACAACGTCATCAGCACTTGCTTGATTCATATTTATCGAAAAGAAGGCCTTTCCCTCCGAGCCTTCCACGCCGATACGACGGACAAGACCGTTTACGGCGCGTATGAATCGGCCTCGTTAGAGGCCTTACAAATCACACATGGCTACAACCGCCATCATCGTTGGCAAAAACAGATCGGTTTCGGACTGGTCGGCAACGAGGACGGCATCCCGTTTTACGGCGATGTGCACGATGGCAACCTGCCCGATAAAACATGGAATCCCGAGGTGCTGTCTCGTGTCCATGAACAGCTGAAGCAGGCCAAAATCGAAGACGAATGGATTTACGTGGCCGATTCCGCCGCGATGACGAAAGAGACCCTGGCGCAAACCAAAGCGGCCAACGCCTTTTTGATCACCAGAGGCCCTTCGTCGCTCCGGATCGTGAAAACCGCGCTGGCCGAAGCGGATGCTGAGGACACGACGTGGAGCGATCCCTTTACGTTGGCGGAGAGAAACGGCGCCACGTACCGGGTATGGGAAACGGCCTCGACGTATGAAGGCCACCCCGTTCGGCTGATCGTTGTTGAATCGAGCGCGCTCGACCAGCGAAAAGGAAAGACGCTTGAAAAAGAACGAACCAAAGAAGCGGAGCTTCTTCGCGAGGAACAAGCCCGTTGGGAGCGTCACCCCTTCTCCTGCCGGGAAGATGCCGAACAAGCCTTGGCGTCCCTCAAGGCGTCCCTTCGCCCCCGGTTTCATCGGGTTGAGGCCGCGGTCGAAGAGATCGTACGCCTGAAAAAACGGCGCGGACGGCCGAAAAAAGGGGCGGAACCCGAGGTGGAGACGCTGTATTTCTTGCACCTTGACGTCGAATTCGACCAAGACGCGTGGGAACAGGCGAGACGGAAAGCGTCCCGGTTTGTCCTTGTCACGACCGTTCCGAAGGAATGGAAGGGCCAACCCATGGATGCCCAAGAGATCTTGAAGCTGTATAAAGGGCAGATCTCGGTGGAAATGAACTTCGCTTTTTTGAAAGATCCGTTTTTCACGGATGAGATTTACGTCAAAAAACCAGAACGGGTCGCAGTATTAGGCTATTTGTTTCTGTTGGCCTTGGCTATTTACCGCGTTTTTCAGCGCCGAGTGCGTCAGTTTATTACTCCAGAACACCCGTTGAAGGGTCCTGGAGGCCGCAAGCTGACCCGGCCGACGGGACAGGCGATTTTTCAGCTGTTTCAATATGTGAACGTCGTCCTGTTCAAGCTGCCGGATGGGCGCATCCAACGCTCACTGGATCGCTCCCTTACCCCTGATCAGCGAAGGATTCTGCAGGGATTGGGCATGGATGAGAGCATCTACGTGTAACGTGATACGGAACGACCAGCGATGGTAAAAAAAGGATTGCCATCGCTCGTTGTGTTGGTCAAAAAGTTATTCTGAAAAACTAAATAAAAAATCCTTTGTTTTGACCTTGTTAGGGTGCGAAATGTGAGTAACATGTTAGAGGAATAACGAAATCGGAGAAGAAGAGAAAAGGGCGGCTTGCTATTCCGCCCTTTTCTATGCATGTAAATGGGATGACGAAGAGGTATGTAAAACAGGTGAGGCAGAAACGCGGATTGGCAATATTACTTCGATTGTTGTTCCTTTATTCACTTCACTCATAATCGACATCGTTCCGCCGTGGTCTTCGATAATTTTTTTGCTGATCATCATCCCAAGACCAGTGCCTTTTTCTTTAGTTGTAAAGAATGGATTTCCTATTTTTTCTAGATGTTCTTTTGGAATTCCACAACCTTCGTCGATAAAGCGAATAAGAACGGAATGTTCATCCTTTTTTTGTGCTTCAATGAAAATATGTCCGCCATTTTTCATCGCTTCCATTGCATTTTTTAAGAAATTAATAAATACTTGCTTTAATCCGTTTTCGTCACATTCAATGAGAGGAAGAGATGGATCAGTTTTTGTAATAATTTGGATGTTATGCAAAATACCCTGTGTTTCTAATAAAGTGGTGACATGTTGAAGCAAAACGCCAATATCACTTTTTGTAAATTTGGTTGCTTGTGGTTTTGCCAACACTAATAGTTCGCCTAAAATAAGTTCAATGCGCTGAATTTCTGATTCAATAATGTGAAGGTAAGGTTTTTTCTCGTCAAGTTCGGATTGCAATAGTTGTATAAATCCTTTTATGGCTGTAAGCGGATTGCGAATTTCATGGGCGATCCCAGCCGCTAGCTGGCCGGCAACTGAGAGCTTTTCCGATGTTCGAATGAATTCTTCTGTTTTTTGTTTCTCGGTAATATCGGTGAACGTCAATACTCCGCCAACAACGGCCCCATTTTCCAAAATAGGTGTTACCGTATAGGAAACAGGGAAATAGGTACCATCTTTTTTCCAAAAAATATCTTCACAAATATGATACGTTTTCCCATCATGAATGGCGCGATCAATTGGACATTCACCAAAAGAGTAAGGAGTTCCATCTTTTTTCGTGTGGTGAATGATCGCATGCGATGTTTTTCCAATGACTTCTTCCGCTTTATATCCCGTCATTCGTTCTGCGGCTGGATTCCAGAAAACGATATTTTGATGTTGATCGATCCCGCAAACTCCTTCCGCGATAGAATTTAATATGAGTGTATGTTTATAATATAAGTGTTCCAGCTCTTTTCGGAATCGATTGAGTTCCGTAAGGTTTTGGATAATCACATAAATTCCTTTTAAGCGATTGCCACGAATCAATGGGACGGTTTTGATATGTATATCAATAATTTTTTTATTTTTATGCCATGCTTGTAAATCACATTCATAAGTTTCTCCTTTTAATGTTCGTTCAAATATTTTTTTGCTTTTTCAATTTGGTCTGGGACGATAAGCTGGGTAAAATGTTTGCCAATATATTCGCTAGGTTTGTATCCAGCATTTTTTTCCACTGCAGGGTTACCAGATAGAAATACCCCATTTATGTCTAACAGAAAGATCATATCAGGATGTTGGAAAAAGAGACATTTATCATATTGTTTATTTTCTTTTAATAAGTGTCTAATGGTAAGTGCGATCGTTGTAACACATAAGGCGCTGAGCACAGCAGCGATAGGGTTAAACAAAACGTTTGTCTTTTTCGACATATGGAGCGTGTCTAATGAAAGGAGGAAATGTATTGACCAAGATGCAAGACTGATGATGCATATGCCCGCTACGATGTAAATAGGGTGTGTACGGTTGAATAGTATTTTCAGTAATGTGTAGGAAATGATAGCAGTAATGAAGAACAACAAAATGATAAATAATGAGTGATCAATACTGCCATAAAACATTTTTTTCTCCTCTCCGACCTCAAAACAAAAATATGTATAAATTCATAGTTGGTTTAGTTCTATCTCTAGTCTAGTTTAAATTATACGAAAATAAAGACAAATTGAGTAGAACCAAATGAACCTCTTACCTATATTTCGTTGAGAGACGGTAGTTTCTTACCACTTCCATCGAAGAAGCTTCTGCGCAGAAGAAGGCGGCCTCCTTCCACTCGATGCCTGCATCGTTTGTTTAAAGGATGGGAACCCCCATCCTCCAATCAAATGAAAATATACACAAAGAAGAATGGGCTGTACATCGCTTAAAGACGGTGCCCTTTATTTTTTGCGCAAGTTTCCTAACTCCTCGGCGATTGCCTGCATCTCGCTTGGGCTGAACGTATTTTTTCTCATCACCATTTCATAAATGTCTTTTAACTCATCATACCAATCCTCAGAGAAGTGGGAAGGTTTAATCGCCTCAAAATTTAATACTTTTAGCTTTTCTTTTATTTTTTCCACCATGTACTCTACGTTTTCTGCCGACTTTTTGGATAAATCCATTTTTTTGCTCCTTCCTTTGTAAAGTTTACATGTATTGTAACACATAGAGGAATACATTGCGCTAATATTTTTGTATATAATGGGGTCGAAGGGAGATGTGAAACAATGGTAAAAGTATTATTTGTTTGCTTAGGGAATATTTGCCGTTCTCCAATGGCGGAGGCGATTTTTCGACATTTAGTAAAAGAGAGAGGATTGGAAGGAAAAATCATCGTTGATTCAGCAGGAACAGGGAATTGGCATGTTGGTGAACCGCCACATGAAGGGACACGGACGATATTAAAGAAAAATAACATCGATTTTTCAGGAATTCGCGCTCGGCAAATTTGCAAAGAGGATTTGCAAGCGTTTGATTACATTATTGCCATGGATGCGGAAAATGTCGGGAATCTGCGGCGATTAGCTGGATATGATCAAACAGGCTTTATTGGCCGGCTTCTTGATTTTGTTCCAGATAGTGAAATGGCTGATATACCTGATCCGTATTACACAGGGAATTTTACAGAAGTATATGAGCTTATCCGAAAAGGGTGCGAACATTTATTAGAAACGATTATAAAAGAGAAAAAACTTTAAAAAGGGGGAACAATAAGTGAAGAGAAGAAATGTATGGAAAGGTGTGGTGATTGGAGCGGCAGCAGGAGCTGCATTTTCCTTACTGTTCAAAAAGGAAGAGAAACAAGACCGCCTTTCATTTCCAATGAAGCTTAAACAATGGCGCCAATCAATAGAAGAGATGGAAGAAGATGTAGGGTTTATTATGAAAAAAATAAAAGATATTGCAGAAAAAACGCCGGAAGTTATCGAAATTGCAAAAGAAGTATATAACTGGAAAAAGGATGATCGTCCCCGAATAAAATAATGAAAGGGGAAACGATAAATGATAATCAATTTAATGTTTATTCGTGAAATGGTGCGGCGTTTTCAAGAGGATGAAATTCCTCGCCTATCAGCGGAATTAGCTTATTATTTTCTCCTTTCCCTGTTTCCATTTCTTATTTTTTTATTTACATTACTTGCCTATTTACCAATTCCACATGAAGATATTCTTTCGGTAGTACGCCAATATGCTCCAAAAGAAGCACTTCATTTAATTGAGGCAAGCATTCATCGAGTGATGGGGTACCAAAACGGGAAATTGTTATCGTTTAGTATTATCGGTGCGATTTGGTCAGCCTCGAACGGAATGAATGCGATTGTCCGGGCGTTTAACCGCGCCTATGATGTCGAGGAAAATCGTCCCTTTTTTATCGCTCGTGGGGTATCTGTATTACTTACAATCGGGATGATTTTTGTCATTATCGTCGCTTTAGTTTTACCCGTATTCGGCAAAATGATAGGACTATTTTTATTTTCTGCATTTGGTTTTTCCAAAACGTTTTTAACGGTTTGGAATGCGTTGCGTTGGGTCATTAGTTCATTACTGTAGATGAGCAAATTCGCTAACATAAATTTACAACCAAACAAAAAAAGAGACATGAACCCGATTCCTTGATTAGAATAGATGTGTCACCAAAACTATTCACAAGGAGGTTCATGTCTCATGAATAGATTAGCACATCATCAAGGAATCCACAAGTTTTTCACGATGTTGGGGTTGGCCCTTTATTTTTCAAAACCTGTCATGAAGCATCTCGTTCATATCGTGGATGCGCTGACCACCAAAGGATTTGCGGGAACATTGACCGATCTTCATCATTGGAGCTTTCATCCGAACCACCGCACGACACTCAGCCATTTTTTCACGAAAAGCCCTTGGGATGAAGAGACGCTGCTTCGCAAACTTCAACAGTGGATGCTTCGTCGTGTCGAACGCATCGCCAAACAGGAGAGTCAACCCCTTTTTGTTTCGATCGATGATACGATTTGCCAAAAAACCAAGCCTTCGTCACAGGCAACGCACGCCATTCAAGGGTGTGATTGGCACTATTCTCACACAGAGAAAAAGTCGATCTGGGGACATTCTCTCGTTTGGCTCATGGTTCATACGATGACCCAGGCTTTTCCCTTTGCGTTCCGCCTCTACGACAAGGCGGCTGGGAAAAGCAAGGGGGAACTCGCGATCGAGATGCTTTCTTCTTTGGATGTACACCGTCCTGTTTATGTGCTGATGGACTCTTGGTATCCATCGCAAACGCTCGTGGAAGCTTGTCTGAAAAAGGGATTCCACGTAATCGCAATGCTCAAGGCCAATCGGCTTCTTTATCCAAAAGGCATTGCGGTTCAGGTGAGGGAGTTTGCCCGCTACATCGAACCGAAAGACACTCACCTCGTCACGGTGGGAGAAGAGCGTTATCGGGTTTATCGCTACGAAGGCTCTCTCAAAGGTCTCGATGATGCCGTGGTGCTGCTCGCTTGGAAAGCCGATCAGCCGATGACATCGGAACATCTTCACTGCGTCTTGAGCACCGACCGGGATCTAAGCGATGAAGAGATCTTGCGCTACTATGCCCAGCGTTGGTCGATCGAATGTTTTTTCCGTCAAGCGAAAGACCAGCTGAAACTCGATGGATACCGCGTTCGCGGACGTCGGGCGGTGAAACGCTACTGGATCTTGGTGCAGCTTGCTTACGTGTACAGCATGTTCGAGTCGAACAGCGATTTTTCTGATGGGCTCGATCTTCTGCGCAAGAGAAAAGGACATAGCCTCGTGGAGTTCATTTACCGTGCAGCGAAACAAAATATTCCCATTGATACCGTGAAAAAACAGCTCCACGTGGCATAAGGGGTACCCTGTTTGTCTCTTTTACATGGTAATTATTGTAATTAAAATTGCTCAACTACAGTTCATTAATTTTGTTTGTTGTGTTTACTGCATTGTATTATTTTGCGCCAAATAAGAAACTGCGTTGTGCAAATGTCGTCCGCGGTGCAACCTTCGCGACGGTTGGTTGGATTATCACGTCGCTCGCTTTTTCTTACTATGTCAACAATTTTGTGTATTATACCGCGATGTACGGAAGTCTTGGTGGAATGATTATTTTAATGGTGTGGTTTTATTTATCAGGGATGATTATTGTGTTAGGCGGAGAAATGAACGCGATTTTTGATTGCGAGCGGGAAGGAAGAAGACGAGAGCGTTAATGATGCATAAACTTCCTTTCATAAACAGAAGCAGTGGGGAAATAGTAACGATTGTAAGGGGGATTACTGAGGATGAGAGGGGGATTTCCATGACCAAACATACAAAAAAAGACGGAGGCACCAAACAAAAAGGAAAAAATAAGCCGAAGCATAAAACAAGCAGCAGTGCTAATGGCCAAAACGGGTATCATTAGCATGGAAAGCAGGACGGTTTTGACAAAAAAGGTTCTCGCGAAGGCGAGAACCTTTTTGCACTTACTTTTGGGATTCTTGGTGAGGATTTTTCGATGATGGACGAAGTCGATGAGATGAAAATAAAGGACGGTCCAGCAGCGGCTCTGTTTACTCGGCGATTTCTTCGTGATTGTAGTAGTACAGTTCGTAAATATACTCGATTTCCGCATCCGTCATATACGCAAGCTGTTCTTTTGTAATCCCTCTCACTTTCTCAATAAATTCGATCATATTTTTCCGTTCTGCTCTAATCATAAACAAACACTCCTCTTCATGTTTACTCTGTTTTAAAACAGAATGTTTATTTGTTGGTATTATTATATAACAGAACAAAGAAAAAGGTCAATAATTTTTTGAAAAATAAA is a window encoding:
- a CDS encoding glycosyltransferase produces the protein MNDKKIAFIYCVNNRALYEESVRYVKSLHVPEGYEIELIAIEGASSITSGYNQGMRQTNAKYKVYLHQDVFIVNKNFLYDIIALFEKYPKLGMIGVAGAKTIPKNGIWWESTQRFGKVYDSHTGEMKLLSFKDTELDYEPVQAIDGLIMITQYDIPWREDLFTGWHFYDLSQCQEFLLTGYDVGVVCQNEPWCVHDCGIVNVKNGFDDDRKKFIDVYGENVQRLNKKFLPLVSILIPTYNRPHYFELALQSALNQTYENIEIIVCDDSTNDETEKLVTKYTSKYDNLTYIKNRTRLGQFENDIKLFNLAKGEYINYLMDDDLFHPQKIEKMMNYYLNDQKNEITLVTSHRQLIDGNGSLLKDFASTKRLFETDTIIDGKVLGEYILKTLINCIGEPTTVLFRKRDLDEPFGTFSGREYLCNVDLASWFNLLFKGKAVYISETLSYFRIHDNQQLQSAEMLLNGTIDYAHMIMESRKKGLLQKDRDYELTLKNWFNYTQTIANSIINSNNIDRINELQNYYLLMEEEYNKLIQPKVSVALETLQNTYDSKEKNLIIFFVPGEDGITGGILSIYSIYEETKKLKHIHNCETIMCTLPNDSILLKNTNFENNVSIYPFELVMNYFEHIEKCIIHIPECYTVNFLNNISAVHQKKLKKIPSLQINLLIQNVDLAPARNIIFKLFEYTRDVTCTTAHRQYSTREYRERFGIPLHYLSVWVSQEQYKFKNYEDKENLMVVSPDPHPLKEEILNRIKKRFPSLEIVIIRNLKYEEYKDIISRAKWALTFGEGLDGYFVETVFSGGISFAVYNSNFFTSEFKSMKTVYQNYTYLLNEICKDIEFLDDDREFKTHISHPNKVKTKDFLFSFSE
- a CDS encoding IS1634 family transposase, translated to MNVQVKKVYRNSYLNIISALFKKLGLPQLIDHLVPVDPQCQTRVSDAVQAILYNVFDGRQALVHLEHWAQEVDCEKLIRPDLHPSWLNDDALARHLDRLYEAGIHNVISTCLIHIYRKEGLSLRAFHADTTDKTVYGAYESASLEALQITHGYNRHHRWQKQIGFGLVGNEDGIPFYGDVHDGNLPDKTWNPEVLSRVHEQLKQAKIEDEWIYVADSAAMTKETLAQTKAANAFLITRGPSSLRIVKTALAEADAEDTTWSDPFTLAERNGATYRVWETASTYEGHPVRLIVVESSALDQRKGKTLEKERTKEAELLREEQARWERHPFSCREDAEQALASLKASLRPRFHRVEAAVEEIVRLKKRRGRPKKGAEPEVETLYFLHLDVEFDQDAWEQARRKASRFVLVTTVPKEWKGQPMDAQEILKLYKGQISVEMNFAFLKDPFFTDEIYVKKPERVAVLGYLFLLALAIYRVFQRRVRQFITPEHPLKGPGGRKLTRPTGQAIFQLFQYVNVVLFKLPDGRIQRSLDRSLTPDQRRILQGLGMDESIYV
- a CDS encoding ATP-binding protein, whose amino-acid sequence is MIIQNLTELNRFRKELEHLYYKHTLILNSIAEGVCGIDQHQNIVFWNPAAERMTGYKAEEVIGKTSHAIIHHTKKDGTPYSFGECPIDRAIHDGKTYHICEDIFWKKDGTYFPVSYTVTPILENGAVVGGVLTFTDITEKQKTEEFIRTSEKLSVAGQLAAGIAHEIRNPLTAIKGFIQLLQSELDEKKPYLHIIESEIQRIELILGELLVLAKPQATKFTKSDIGVLLQHVTTLLETQGILHNIQIITKTDPSLPLIECDENGLKQVFINFLKNAMEAMKNGGHIFIEAQKKDEHSVLIRFIDEGCGIPKEHLEKIGNPFFTTKEKGTGLGMMISKKIIEDHGGTMSIMSEVNKGTTIEVILPIRVSASPVLHTSSSSHLHA
- a CDS encoding PAS domain S-box protein encodes the protein MFYGSIDHSLFIILLFFITAIISYTLLKILFNRTHPIYIVAGICIISLASWSIHFLLSLDTLHMSKKTNVLFNPIAAVLSALCVTTIALTIRHLLKENKQYDKCLFFQHPDMIFLLDINGVFLSGNPAVEKNAGYKPSEYIGKHFTQLIVPDQIEKAKKYLNEH
- a CDS encoding DUF1128 domain-containing protein, with protein sequence MDLSKKSAENVEYMVEKIKEKLKVLNFEAIKPSHFSEDWYDELKDIYEMVMRKNTFSPSEMQAIAEELGNLRKK
- a CDS encoding low molecular weight protein-tyrosine-phosphatase encodes the protein MVKVLFVCLGNICRSPMAEAIFRHLVKERGLEGKIIVDSAGTGNWHVGEPPHEGTRTILKKNNIDFSGIRARQICKEDLQAFDYIIAMDAENVGNLRRLAGYDQTGFIGRLLDFVPDSEMADIPDPYYTGNFTEVYELIRKGCEHLLETIIKEKKL
- a CDS encoding IS701 family transposase, which produces MNRLAHHQGIHKFFTMLGLALYFSKPVMKHLVHIVDALTTKGFAGTLTDLHHWSFHPNHRTTLSHFFTKSPWDEETLLRKLQQWMLRRVERIAKQESQPLFVSIDDTICQKTKPSSQATHAIQGCDWHYSHTEKKSIWGHSLVWLMVHTMTQAFPFAFRLYDKAAGKSKGELAIEMLSSLDVHRPVYVLMDSWYPSQTLVEACLKKGFHVIAMLKANRLLYPKGIAVQVREFARYIEPKDTHLVTVGEERYRVYRYEGSLKGLDDAVVLLAWKADQPMTSEHLHCVLSTDRDLSDEEILRYYAQRWSIECFFRQAKDQLKLDGYRVRGRRAVKRYWILVQLAYVYSMFESNSDFSDGLDLLRKRKGHSLVEFIYRAAKQNIPIDTVKKQLHVA
- a CDS encoding BH0509 family protein translates to MIRAERKNMIEFIEKVRGITKEQLAYMTDAEIEYIYELYYYNHEEIAE